In Penaeus monodon isolate SGIC_2016 chromosome 15, NSTDA_Pmon_1, whole genome shotgun sequence, a genomic segment contains:
- the LOC119581919 gene encoding uncharacterized protein LOC119581919, with protein MDRRDRQTPSPQMYRSGGENHRPRTPSPSPTNTLTPSYGSRGQSRDVSVGQPSSESYEEAIELRSRNASETSTYCKNTHASGDRTHEGSGGGMAVEILINIHDESCGYRRGSSADNDKDAQPLPVNNGPILSQGGQPNGRTKEKHLTFSESTEQLLSAKTSPIKENGLVETGKAAKGDGGKSVVCVNVNKSSLKATTPLQVDSVVAKKLVKGKDQETML; from the exons ATGGACCGCCGAGACAGGCAGACGCCCTCGCCTCAGATGTACCGTTCTGGAGGGGAGAACCACAGGCCCCGGACCCCTTCGCCGTCGCCTACGAACACGCTCACGCCTTCGTACGGATCCAGAGGGCAGTCAAGG GATGTAAGCGTAGGACAACCCTCGTCGGAGTCCTACGAGGAAGCCATCGAACTGAGATCCCGCAACGCTTCCGAAACCTCGACTTACTGCAAGAACACCCACGCTTCAGGAGACAGGACCCACGAGGGCTCCGGCGGCGGGATGGCCGTGGAGATCCTCATCAACATCCACGACGAGAGCTGCGGCTACAGGCGAGGATCGAGCGCCGATAACGACAAGGACGCGCAGCCGCTGCCCGTGAACAACGGCCCCATCCTGTCGCAGGGGGGCCAGCCCAAcgggaggacgaaggagaagcACCTTACGTTCTCCGAGTCCACCGAGCAGCTCCTGAGCGCCAAGACCTCCCCGATCAAAGAAAACGGGTTGGTGGAGACAGGAAAGGCAGCGAAGGGGGACGGTGGGAAATCGGTCGTGTGCGTGAACGTAAACAAAAGCAGTTTAAAGGCGACTACTCCTCTGCAGGTGGACTCGGTTGTGGCGAAAAAATTAGTTAAGGGCAAGGACCAAGAGACAATGCTTTGA